One window of the Pedobacter ginsengisoli genome contains the following:
- a CDS encoding 2-hydroxyacid dehydrogenase, whose protein sequence is MKKSVLLLETIDDEALTILEEHVNVFTGYDDASLKNILENQDVHAVITRGKGQINKALMEAIPTLQVAARCGVGLDNVDVQEATARKIMVINAPGSNAATIAEHTLSLMLMLMRNMYESVAQVKQDNWNWRNQYSGDELNGKTLGILGMGNIGKRVAKLGEAFGMNILYWSRSSQDLPYTYLSMDEVLEQSDVVSLHLPFTKETGTLIKEEQLALMKPGALLVNTARGALIDHEALLNALNEQRISGFAADVLPEEPPVHGFPILHHSRSLITPHSGSLTASTYRQMCVLTVKNVVAVLTGEEPDNRSIFNFSEL, encoded by the coding sequence ATGAAAAAGAGCGTTTTATTGCTTGAAACCATTGATGATGAAGCGCTCACTATTCTTGAGGAGCATGTAAATGTATTTACAGGATATGATGATGCCTCATTAAAAAATATATTAGAGAATCAGGATGTTCATGCGGTTATTACTCGTGGTAAAGGCCAGATAAATAAAGCATTAATGGAAGCCATTCCAACCTTGCAGGTTGCTGCAAGGTGTGGAGTGGGACTGGACAATGTTGATGTGCAGGAAGCTACAGCAAGAAAAATTATGGTGATTAATGCACCAGGTTCAAATGCTGCAACAATTGCCGAACATACTTTGTCGCTTATGTTGATGTTGATGCGCAATATGTACGAATCTGTTGCTCAAGTTAAACAAGATAACTGGAACTGGAGAAATCAATATTCAGGTGACGAGTTGAATGGGAAAACGCTTGGCATTTTGGGAATGGGGAATATAGGGAAAAGGGTAGCCAAACTCGGCGAAGCTTTTGGAATGAATATTTTGTATTGGAGCAGGTCAAGTCAGGATCTTCCATATACTTATTTATCTATGGATGAGGTGCTTGAGCAATCAGATGTGGTTAGTCTTCATTTACCGTTCACTAAAGAAACCGGCACGCTGATAAAGGAAGAACAACTGGCCTTAATGAAACCAGGTGCTTTATTGGTTAATACAGCGAGGGGAGCGCTTATAGATCATGAAGCACTTTTAAATGCGCTGAACGAGCAAAGAATTTCAGGATTTGCAGCTGATGTATTGCCAGAAGAACCTCCTGTTCATGGCTTTCCGATATTACATCATTCACGTTCACTTATTACACCACATTCTGGAAGCCTTACGGCTTCTACATACAGACAAATGTGTGTGCTAACCGTAAAAAATGTAGTAGCGGTACTTACAGGCGAAGAGCCTGATAACAGAAGTATATTTAATTTTAGCGAGTTGTAA
- a CDS encoding VOC family protein, translating into MARAIKINHVTLIVDNLEKAGEFYQNELGLEPLAAFRFDYPVMFFKFNDEQQLHLSEWEDTTSFRGHICVQVDDFNSIFFRMKELNVIDVKPWGKVRQLPDGAMQMFVRDPAGNLVEISSTPGGDVDPSIFKDEFYEEGLYVSNRNDFRGFRSDDATLYHK; encoded by the coding sequence ATGGCACGTGCAATAAAAATTAATCACGTTACTCTTATTGTAGATAACCTGGAAAAAGCAGGCGAATTCTATCAAAATGAACTGGGTCTGGAACCACTAGCAGCATTTAGGTTCGATTACCCTGTAATGTTTTTCAAGTTCAATGATGAACAGCAGTTACATCTTTCGGAATGGGAAGACACTACGTCCTTCCGCGGACATATCTGTGTACAGGTAGATGATTTTAACAGCATTTTCTTTCGAATGAAAGAACTTAATGTTATTGATGTAAAACCTTGGGGAAAGGTAAGGCAATTACCTGATGGTGCTATGCAAATGTTTGTACGTGACCCGGCGGGTAATTTAGTGGAAATTTCATCAACCCCTGGTGGTGATGTTGATCCATCAATATTTAAGGATGAGTTTTACGAAGAAGGTTTGTACGTTTCAAACAGAAATGATTTTAGAGGATTCAGATCTGATGATGCTACTTTATATCACAAATAG
- a CDS encoding mandelate racemase/muconate lactonizing enzyme family protein: MKITNVEAFWLRCPIPKEKQHFSDYGLLTNFDMTLVVITTEDGLQGFGEAKAAVGSSGVCASIVSCIENELKPILIGKDAKNINRIWEEMYNGTRDHYALTRGRRFPILGRRGLTVSAMSGVDTALWDLKGKALGIPVMDLLGGACRDQMPAYASGGWADAENIGAQLNGYVAKGFNAVKMRVGIMDQTVQNSIDRVRAARKALGPNIKLMADAHGTFSVPEAKQFCRGVEDCNLYWFEEPISPDNRHGTAEVRASTSIPIAAGESEYTSFDIRDLLEVRALDVLQPDAAIIGGISETMRVGHLASVNQLELAPHCWGSAFSFMAGLNVAFASQAATIIEFSLGGNPMMYDLVKEQIEVKDGVIGAPTAPGLGLTPNWDFVNEFKQKI; encoded by the coding sequence ATGAAAATAACAAATGTAGAAGCGTTTTGGTTACGCTGCCCCATTCCTAAAGAAAAGCAACACTTTTCTGATTACGGTTTGCTTACCAATTTTGATATGACCCTTGTTGTAATTACGACAGAAGATGGCTTACAGGGCTTTGGTGAGGCAAAAGCGGCCGTAGGATCGTCGGGTGTATGTGCCTCAATTGTGAGTTGCATAGAAAATGAACTTAAACCTATTTTAATAGGTAAAGACGCAAAAAATATAAACAGAATCTGGGAAGAAATGTATAATGGTACACGTGATCATTACGCGCTTACCAGAGGACGTCGCTTTCCGATACTTGGACGCAGAGGTCTTACCGTATCAGCAATGAGTGGTGTAGATACTGCTTTATGGGATTTAAAAGGTAAGGCTCTTGGTATTCCTGTAATGGATTTACTTGGTGGTGCTTGTCGCGATCAGATGCCTGCTTATGCAAGTGGTGGTTGGGCAGATGCTGAAAATATTGGTGCCCAATTAAATGGCTATGTAGCTAAAGGATTTAATGCGGTAAAAATGCGTGTTGGGATTATGGACCAAACAGTGCAGAACAGTATTGATAGGGTAAGAGCTGCAAGAAAAGCATTAGGTCCAAATATTAAACTTATGGCCGATGCACACGGGACCTTTAGTGTGCCAGAGGCCAAGCAGTTTTGCAGAGGGGTAGAAGATTGTAATTTGTATTGGTTTGAAGAACCAATTAGTCCTGATAACAGGCATGGAACAGCAGAAGTAAGAGCTTCTACTTCCATTCCAATTGCGGCTGGTGAGAGTGAATATACCAGTTTCGATATCCGTGATTTGCTTGAAGTAAGAGCACTTGATGTACTGCAGCCTGATGCGGCTATTATTGGCGGCATTTCAGAAACCATGCGTGTTGGTCATCTGGCAAGTGTTAATCAGCTTGAGCTGGCTCCGCATTGCTGGGGCTCGGCATTTTCTTTTATGGCAGGCTTAAATGTGGCCTTTGCATCGCAGGCAGCAACAATAATTGAGTTTTCTTTAGGTGGAAACCCAATGATGTATGACCTGGTAAAGGAGCAGATTGAAGTTAAAGATGGTGTAATTGGAGCTCCAACGGCTCCCGGTTTAGGGTTGACCCCAAATTGGGATTTCGTAAACGAATTCAAACAAAAGATTTAA
- a CDS encoding sugar phosphate isomerase/epimerase family protein yields the protein MELSIHNWMRSETIETTIRRASGLGYTKLEIAGSPEHYDTNVVRKLLKEYGLTCWGSVTLMLEDRNLLAKDEAQRAKSVQYVKDVVRMVKELDGHMVSVVPGTVGKIVPDGRPEEEWQWAVDSLKEIYDYTEQSGILIGIEPINRFETYFVNRGDQALALAKAVGPNCGVCLDTFHMNIEEVDMFETIRRAKGKLVGFHVADNNRMAPGMGNLNWSKIIDTLHEIGYNEVLSVEFCSPLDRTPANPYPNSIDENPIDLSPEQKKFLEDHGSTSVSEEFYTMLTRKSFDTLSNLINNTN from the coding sequence ATGGAACTTTCGATACATAACTGGATGCGATCAGAAACGATTGAAACAACAATTCGCAGAGCATCTGGTCTTGGCTATACTAAACTTGAAATTGCAGGGAGTCCTGAGCACTATGATACCAATGTAGTGCGGAAATTATTAAAAGAATATGGTTTAACTTGCTGGGGTTCAGTAACCCTTATGCTCGAAGACCGTAATTTACTGGCTAAAGATGAGGCTCAACGGGCAAAATCAGTTCAATACGTAAAAGATGTGGTGAGGATGGTAAAAGAACTTGATGGGCATATGGTTTCAGTAGTACCGGGAACTGTAGGAAAAATAGTGCCTGATGGAAGACCGGAGGAAGAGTGGCAATGGGCCGTAGATTCTCTAAAAGAAATTTATGATTATACAGAACAATCCGGCATATTGATTGGTATAGAACCGATAAACAGGTTCGAAACCTATTTCGTAAATCGGGGCGACCAGGCCTTGGCTTTGGCTAAGGCTGTTGGACCAAACTGTGGGGTTTGTCTGGATACTTTTCATATGAATATTGAAGAGGTAGATATGTTCGAAACCATAAGAAGGGCAAAAGGAAAATTAGTAGGCTTTCATGTTGCAGATAACAATAGAATGGCACCTGGGATGGGTAATCTGAATTGGAGTAAAATAATTGACACACTTCACGAAATAGGTTATAATGAAGTGCTTTCTGTAGAGTTTTGTTCGCCGTTAGATCGCACACCTGCTAATCCTTATCCAAATTCTATTGATGAAAACCCAATAGATTTATCTCCTGAACAAAAGAAATTTCTTGAAGATCATGGCAGTACTTCAGTTTCCGAAGAATTCTATACCATGCTTACACGCAAATCTTTTGATACTTTATCTAACCTTATCAACAACACAAACTAA
- a CDS encoding ThuA domain-containing protein, giving the protein MKHFRGIICLIATSILLFNTLHSVGQNKKQKSKKPLVVFVTGDHEYSSEATMPLIAAELEKNYGMRTIVLKSSPDYKSEENIPGLEALKDADLAVFFLRWRRLPEDQLKYIDDYLKSGKPVMGFRTSTHAFNYPAGHPLEKWNAFGEFALGAPPGWGKGGHTHYGHNSTTDVSVIPAQSKHPVLIGVPNNFHAASWLYHVLPHYPVKGSTWLLMGKSVNPDKAAIDNPVAWTWKTAAGGKVFMTTLGHPADFNEEGFQRLVINAVQWTLDRPVQKKWAGKIEMNVPYRD; this is encoded by the coding sequence ATGAAACACTTTAGGGGCATTATATGTCTAATCGCTACAAGCATATTGCTGTTCAACACTCTCCATTCCGTTGGTCAAAACAAAAAACAAAAATCGAAAAAGCCGTTAGTTGTATTTGTAACAGGCGATCATGAATATAGTAGTGAAGCTACTATGCCTCTTATTGCGGCAGAATTGGAGAAGAACTACGGAATGCGTACAATCGTTCTTAAATCATCACCTGATTATAAGTCTGAAGAAAACATTCCAGGATTAGAAGCTTTAAAAGATGCAGATCTTGCTGTCTTTTTTCTTCGCTGGAGACGCCTGCCTGAAGACCAGTTAAAATACATTGACGATTATTTAAAGTCGGGCAAGCCAGTAATGGGTTTCAGGACCTCTACACATGCATTTAATTATCCGGCCGGGCATCCTCTTGAAAAGTGGAATGCCTTTGGTGAATTCGCATTGGGGGCGCCTCCGGGATGGGGAAAGGGCGGACACACCCATTATGGTCATAATTCTACCACCGATGTTTCGGTTATTCCTGCACAATCAAAACATCCTGTTTTAATTGGTGTACCAAATAATTTTCATGCTGCTTCATGGTTATACCATGTATTACCTCATTACCCCGTAAAAGGATCTACCTGGTTATTAATGGGGAAATCTGTAAATCCTGATAAAGCTGCTATTGATAACCCTGTTGCCTGGACATGGAAAACAGCAGCTGGTGGAAAAGTTTTTATGACTACTCTTGGTCATCCGGCAGACTTTAATGAAGAAGGTTTCCAGAGACTTGTCATTAATGCTGTTCAATGGACGTTGGATAGACCAGTTCAGAAAAAATGGGCTGGAAAAATTGAAATGAATGTGCCATATAGGGATTAA
- a CDS encoding group III truncated hemoglobin: protein MKADISNFEDIVLFVDSFYSKVKEDELIGPIFDAVITDWNPHLAKMYDFWNAVLFGIAGFKGNPFARHAPLPLEKPHFERWLILFNQTIDEHFSGEMADETKKKAGMMAEMFLSKLSHMKGGSDRVIV, encoded by the coding sequence ATGAAAGCAGACATTAGTAATTTCGAAGATATTGTATTATTTGTAGATAGTTTTTACAGCAAGGTTAAAGAAGATGAATTGATTGGTCCTATTTTCGATGCGGTGATTACAGACTGGAATCCTCATTTGGCAAAGATGTATGATTTCTGGAATGCAGTACTTTTTGGAATAGCTGGATTTAAAGGGAACCCTTTTGCCAGGCATGCTCCCTTGCCATTGGAAAAGCCCCATTTTGAACGATGGTTAATTCTGTTTAATCAAACCATTGACGAACATTTTTCAGGTGAAATGGCTGATGAAACCAAGAAAAAGGCGGGTATGATGGCCGAGATGTTTTTAAGCAAACTCTCCCATATGAAAGGCGGTTCAGATAGAGTTATTGTGTAA